The Streptomyces sp. NBC_00286 nucleotide sequence GCGAGCCGGACGGCGACATCGGGCCGCTCCGCGCCGGATTCGTCGGTCAGCGCTTCGAGCGTCGTACGCACCCGCTCGACGGCCTCTTCCGGCTCACCTCGCAGGGCCGCGGCGTCGGTGAGCACGACGCCCGCGACGAGGGTGGCCATCCAGTCGAACGGTCCGTCGAGGAGGGCGCGGGCCCGCTCGGCGGCCGTCCGTTCGCCGCGGGCCAGAGCCACGTGCAGCGCGGGACCGATCGCGAAACCGCTCGCCGTCGGCAGCCGTTCGGCTTCTGTGGCCGCCGATTGCACGCATTCGTCCCAGCGGCCCACGGTGTAGAGCACCACGGTGCGCAGGTAGAGCATCTCCAGTGCGTACGGCGAGTAGTGGAGCCCGGTGCGCTCCGCGCGCCCGAGTCCGTCGGAGAGCCAGGTGAGGCACTCGTCGGGGTCGCCGGATTCGTAGGACCCGATGGCGAGATTGAAGAGCGCACGCATCTCGACGGGGACGCTGCCGGCCTGACGGGCCAGCTCCCGTGCCTCCCGTAGCCGGGAACGTCCTTCCGGAGTGCGGCGGTTGTGTGTTTCGAGACTGGTCAGGGAGATCAGCAGATCGGCCTGCGCGTCGGCCACGCCGAGTTCCTCGGCGACGCGCAGGGACTGGCGCGCGACCTGGCGGCCGACCTCGTACTCGCCCACTTGAAACGCCGCCTTGACATGGGTGGCCGCGGCCCACACCCAGGTCGGCGACTCGGGCTCCGCGGAGATCAGGTCGAGCGCCTCGCTGCTGTACCTGAACGCCGCTTTGAGGCTGTCGGCCCGTATCAGATTGCCCGCGAGTGTGTACCGGACGCGGACGGCGAGTTCGGCGTCTGTGTGCGAGCCGACACGGGCGAGCGCGGAACGGGTGAGCGCGACCGCACGGTGGGTCTCGCCGGCGTGCGCTGCCGCGGCCGAGGCGCGCAGGGTGAGCGCCACCGTGTCGTCTGCGCCGTCCGGCAGTGCGGAGCGGGGCACCGCCGGCCACAGGTCGAGGGCGGCTTCGAGGTGGCGGAGTTCCTCGGCGGGCGCGCCGATTCGCGCGGCGTGGTCGGCTGCCTCGAGGGAGGCCGCGAGCGCGTCGGCCAGGTCGTGGCTCTCACGGGAGTGGTGGGCGCGCTCCGCCGCACTCTCGGGCTTGTGGCCCCGCGCGGCCAGCAGCCGGGCGAACTCGCGGTGCAGCCGCACCCGCTCGCCCGGCAACAGATCGGCGTAGACGGCCTCGCGGATGAGTGCGTGCCGGAAGGAGTACGTGTCGTCCTCGCCGGGCACGAGGAGCTGCCGGCCGACGGCCTCGCGCAGCGCCGACTCCAGCTCCTGTTCCGGCAGGCCGACGGCGTCGCGCAGCAGCTCGTGCTCGACGCGGCGCCCGGCGACTGCCGCCGTGCGCAGTACCTGCTGGGCGGTGGCGGCCAGTTGCTCGAAGCGGATGAGGAGGACGTCGGCGAGGCCGCTGGGCACGGCGGACGCCGGATCGGATCCGCCGGGGCCGGGCAGGGTGTCGGCGGTGGCGGCGAGCAGCTCCTCCGCGTAGAAGGCGTTGCCCTCGGCGCGCTCGACGATACGGCGGACGGTGGCCTCCGGCAGCGGAGCGGCCCGCTGGGCGCGTACCAGCCGGGCCACCTCGGCATCGGGCATCGGCCGCAGCTCGAGACGGCTGACGGCGGGCAGCCGCACCAGCTCGGCCAGCAGGGGGCGCAGCGGGTGGCGGCGGTGCAGATCGTCGACCCGGTACGAGGCGAAGATCGCCAGTCGGTGGGCGGGGGAGCCGCCCGCCGGCCGCTGGAGAATGCCCCGGCTCAGCAGGAAACGCAGCAGGTCGCGGGAGGACTGGTCGGCCCAGTGCAGGTCC carries:
- a CDS encoding helix-turn-helix transcriptional regulator, producing the protein MPTTAFTTPFIGREDELARLTRVLEHARAGEARAVLVAGDAGVGKTRVLAEAAGHAVESGTTVLTGHCVDLGDVGLPYLPFTEVLGVLAADDRFSATLAKHPVVGRLLGDGGGAVRDAGSRLQLFEDMAALLADLSEVTALLLVLEDLHWADQSSRDLLRFLLSRGILQRPAGGSPAHRLAIFASYRVDDLHRRHPLRPLLAELVRLPAVSRLELRPMPDAEVARLVRAQRAAPLPEATVRRIVERAEGNAFYAEELLAATADTLPGPGGSDPASAVPSGLADVLLIRFEQLAATAQQVLRTAAVAGRRVEHELLRDAVGLPEQELESALREAVGRQLLVPGEDDTYSFRHALIREAVYADLLPGERVRLHREFARLLAARGHKPESAAERAHHSRESHDLADALAASLEAADHAARIGAPAEELRHLEAALDLWPAVPRSALPDGADDTVALTLRASAAAAHAGETHRAVALTRSALARVGSHTDAELAVRVRYTLAGNLIRADSLKAAFRYSSEALDLISAEPESPTWVWAAATHVKAAFQVGEYEVGRQVARQSLRVAEELGVADAQADLLISLTSLETHNRRTPEGRSRLREARELARQAGSVPVEMRALFNLAIGSYESGDPDECLTWLSDGLGRAERTGLHYSPYALEMLYLRTVVLYTVGRWDECVQSAATEAERLPTASGFAIGPALHVALARGERTAAERARALLDGPFDWMATLVAGVVLTDAAALRGEPEEAVERVRTTLEALTDESGAERPDVAVRLAALALSAVADTAVQLRLTGDEAAALRWTDTATELVELARATATKGEDGERQGPEGLAWLARAEAEWARATSGPDVEAWEKAVAAFGYGDVYERARCQLRLAEALVAADRREEAAERARAARDTADRLGAVPLRDSVDALIRRGRLAETPPTAAGIPALTARENDVLRLLALGRTNRQIGEELFISGKTASVHVSNILAKLGAASRTEAVALAYREGLIEPGATTSG